The Pagrus major chromosome 10, Pma_NU_1.0 genome contains a region encoding:
- the LOC141003880 gene encoding uncharacterized protein yields MFALSVTCLLLGTMVSAQTTALNLSPTIHQDGGFVSVETGDSLTLPCFYGDTFPVRLYWYKQTLGQKLQLISAFYKFEKNGTFYGEFKSNPRFTLDTRDGKNHLKISDLRISDSAAYNCMRGYLSTVEILESTAVSVTGSASVHQSAPKIIQPGGSVTLNCTVHTGTCDGEHSVYWFKHSQESHPGLIYTHGGRNDQCERKNNTQTHTCVYNLPMKSLNLSHAGTYYCAVASCGHILFGNGTKLDFQDDEDSPVLVYFLTGTSAFSTTLCVLMAFFVCMMNRRHSCLCTESQARFSALSTTTDEGYQNEDNDYENVSRENRVNRRRRQRDDTWSECVYLSVKQ; encoded by the exons ATGTTTGCTTTGTCTGTGACATGTCTGCTTTTGGGTACAATGG tttcagctcagaCAACAGCTCTAAATTTGTCCCCAACTATTCATCAAGACGGAGGTTTCGTATCAGTTGAAACTGGGGACAGCTTGACTTTGCCATGTTTCTATGGAGATACTTTTCCTGTAAGGCTTTACTGGTATAAACAAACTCTGGGACAGAAACTACAGCTCATCTCTGCATTctacaagtttgaaaaaaatggaaCTTTTTATGGTGAATTCAAGAGCAATCCACGCTTCACACTGGATACAAGAGATGGTAAAAATCATTTGAAGATCTCAGATCTGCGTATTTCAGACTCAGCTGCTTACAACTGCATGAGGGGCTATTTATCCACCGTAGAAATATTAGAGAGCACAGCTGTCAGTGTAACAGGTTCAGCTTCAGTCCATCAGTCAGCTCCTAAGATCATCCAGCCAGGAGGCTCTGTGACTCtgaactgtacagtacacactgggACCTGTGATGGAGAACACAGTGTTTACTGGTTCAAACACTCTCAAGAATCTCATCCAGGACTCATTTACACCCATGGAGGCAGGAATGATCagtgtgagaggaaaaacaacacacaaacacacacctgtgtctacAACTTGCCAATGAAGAGCCTGAATCTTTCTCATGCTGGGACCTACTACTGTGCTGTTGCCTCATGTGGACACATACTGTTTGGAAACGGGACCAAGCTGGACTTTCAGG ATGATGAAGACTCTCCTGTCTTGGTGTATTTCTTGACTGGCACTTCAGCATTCTCCAccactctgtgtgttttaatggcTTTCTTCGTGTGCATGATGAACAGGAGACACAGCTGCCTTTGTACAG agtCTCAGGCAAGATTTTCAGCCCTCTCAACGACAACTGATGAG GGTTACCAAAATGAAGATAATGACTATGAGAATGTTTCAAGGGAGAACAGGGTCAACAGACGGAGACGACAGAGAGACGACACCTGGAGTGAATGTGTGTACCTCAGTGTAAAGCAGTAG
- the LOC141003887 gene encoding uncharacterized protein, with protein MNTMWFALYLTYLFLGRIAPTTVVKTSTYVGQDSGFVSANLGDSVTMRCFYKGDAVMFYWYKQTLGQKPRLLSTFYKHEKSGIFQNEFKNNSRFALDTGNGNNHLTISDLRISDSATYYCTGCYAYDFEFVEGITVSVKGSGLNIPALVYQSASEIIQPGDSVDCTVHTGTCDGEHSVYWFKNSQESHPGLIYTHGGRNDHCERKDNTQTHTCVYNLPMKSLNPSHAGTYYCAVASCGHILFGEEKKLDSERKVVSPVLVYSLTGALTFNTILVVLLAYAAYTLNKRNRCGCTDSRSSASLSPNAANYQDSDNLHYAALREFRAKRSPRQRDDTQSECVYSGVRQ; from the exons ATGAACACCATGTGGTTTGCTTTGTATCTGACTTATCTGTTCTTGGGAAGAATAG CTCCGACTACTGTTGTGAAAACGTCTACATATGTGGGTCAAGACAGTGGTTTTGTGTCAGCCAATCTTGGTGACAGCGTGACCATGCGATGCTTCTATAAAGGTGATGCAGTGATGTTTTACTGGTATAAGCAAACTCTGGGGCAGAAGCCACGGCTCCTCTCTACCTTCTATAAACATGAGAAAAGTGGCATTTTTCAGAACGAATTCAAGAACAATTCTCGTTTCGCCCTGGACACAGGAAATGGCAATAATCACTTGACAATCTCGGATTTGCGCATTTCAGACTCAGCTACTTACTACTGCACAGGTTGCTATGCATATGACTTTGAATTTGTAGAGGGCATTACTGTCAGTGTGAAGGGTTCAGGTTTGAACATCCCAGCTTTGGTTTATCAGTCAGCATCTGAGATCATCCAGCCAGGAGACTCTGTggactgtacagtacacactgggACCTGTGATGGGGAACACAGTGTTTACTGGTTCAAAAACTCTCAAGAATCTCATCCAGGACTCATTTACACCCATGGAGGCAGGAATGATCATTGTGAGAGGAAAGAtaacacgcaaacacacacctgtgtctacAACTTACCAATGAAGAGCCTGAATCCTTCTCATGCTGGGACCTACTACTGTGCTGTTGCCTCATGTGGACACATACTGTTTGGGGAGGAGAAAAAGTTGGATTCAGAGC GAAAGGTGGTCTCTCCTGTCTTGGTGTATTCCCTGACTGGAGCTTTGACATTCAACACCATCCTGGTTGTTTTACTGGCATATGCAgcatatacactgaacaaaagaaacagatgcGGATGTACAG ACTCAAGATCTTCAGCTTCCTTGAGTCCAAATGCAGCG AATTACCAAGATTCAGACAACCTCCACTACGCTGCTCTGAGGGAATTCAGGGCCAAGAGGTCGCCGAGACAGAGGGACGACACACAAAGTGAATGTGTGTACTCCGGTGTTAGGCAGTAG
- the LOC141003367 gene encoding uncharacterized protein, which translates to MTPSMFALSVTCLLLGTMADMTALTLSSSLRFISVSVGEPVTLECYYEGSSVVMLYWYKQTPGQKPQLVSKFYKLDKNPTLFGEFENDPRLKLDSTPGKNHLRISYVQSSDAGTYYCMGVSVYVYDFIEGITIHVESPGLIIPAWVDQSASEIIQPGGSVTLNCTVHTGTCDGEHSVYWFKHSQESHPGLIYTHGGRNDQCERKDNTQTHTCVYNLPMKSLNLSHAGTYYCAVALCGDFVFGNGTKLDFEDKEDSPVSLYFLSGALAFTGILVVLLAYTTYKMYKRNSMDPQARSSSASVPSAEGYQDVDNLHYAAVRMNKANRSARQKDDSCVYSSVRP; encoded by the exons ATGACGCCTTCGATGTTTGCTTTGTCTGTGACATGTCTGCTTTTGGGTACAATGG CTGATATGACTGCTCTAACACTATCATCATCTTTGCGTTTCATATCAGTTAGCGTTGGTGAACCTGTGACTTTGGAATGTTACTATGAAGGTAGTTCAGTAGTGATGTTGTACTGGTATAAACAAACCCCAGGACAGAAACCACAGCTGGTGTCTAAATTCTATAAGCTTGACAAAAATCCCACTCTGTTTGGTGAATTTGAGAACGATCCACGCTTGAAACTGGACAGTACCCCTGGTAAAAATCATCTGAGGATCTCATATGTGCAAAGTTCAGATGCAGGTACTTATTACTGCATGGGTGTCTCTGTATATGTGTATGACTTTATAGAGGGCATTACTATCCATGTAGAGAGCCCAGGTTTGATCATCCCAGCTTGGGTTGATCAGTCAGCATCTGAGATCATCCAGCCAGGAGGCTCTGTGACTCtgaactgtacagtacacactgggACCTGTGATGGAGAACACAGTGTTTACTGGTTCAAACACTCTCAAGAATCTCATCCAGGACTCATTTACACCCATGGAGGCAGGAATGATCAGTGTGAGAggaaagacaacacacaaacacacacctgtgtctacAACTTGCCAATGAAGAGCCTGAATCTTTCTCATGCTGGGACCTACTACTGTGCTGTTGCCTTATGTGGAGACTTCGTGTTTGGAAATGGGACCAAGCTGGACTTTGAAG ataaaGAAGACTCTCCTGTCTCGTTGTACTTCTTGAGCGGCGCTTTGGCATTCACCGGCATCCTGGTTGTTTTACTGGCTTATACAACATACAAAATGTACAAGAGAAACAGCATGG ACCCTCAAGCAAGATCCTCGTCTGCCTCGGTTCCAAGTGCAGAG GGTTACCAAGATGTAGACAACCTCCATTATGCTGCCGTAAGGATGAACAAGGCCAACAGATCAGCGAGACAGAAAGACGACAGCTGTGTGTACTCCAGTGTGAGGCCGTAA
- the LOC141003368 gene encoding uncharacterized protein, translating into MTPSMYALYVTCMLLWTMADMTALTLSSSLRLISVGVGEPVTLECYYNESSAVMLYWFKQTPGQKPQLVSKLYKHDKSATLFGEFENDPRLKLESAPGKNHLRISHVQSSDAGTYYCMGGSSYVYSFIEGIVIHVKSSGLNIPAWVHQSASEIIQPGGSVTLNCTVHTGTCDGEHSVYWFKHSQESHPGLIYTHGGRNDQCERKDNTHTHTCVYNLPMKSLNPSHAGTYYCAVALCGHILFGNGTKLDFNDKDSPVSLYFLSGALAFTSILVVLLAYTTYKMYKRNSMDPQARSSSASVPSAEGYQDVDNLHYAAVRTNKANRSARQKDDSCVYSSVRP; encoded by the exons ATGACACCTTCGATGTATGCTTTGTATGTGACATGTATGCTTTTGTGGACAATGG CTGATATGACTGCTCTAACACTATCATCATCTTTGCGTCTCATATCAGTTGGCGTTGGTGAACCCGTGACTTTGGAATGTTACTATAACGAGAGTTCAGCAGTGATGTTGTACTGGTTTAAACAAACCCCAGGACAGAAACCACAGCTGGTGTCTAAATTATATAAGCATGACAAAAGTGCCACTCTGTTTGGTGAATTTGAGAACGATCCACGCTTGAAACTGGAAAGTGCCCCTGGTAAAAATCACCTGAGGATCTCACATGTGCAAAGTTCAGATGCAGGTACTTATTACTGCATGGGTGGCTCTTCATATGTGTATAGCTTTATAGAGGGCATTGTTATCCATGTAAAGAGCTCAGGTTTGAACATCCCAGCTTGGGTCCATCAGTCAGCGTCTGAGATCATCCAGCCAGGAGGCTCTGTGACTCtgaactgtacagtacacactgggACCTGTGATGGAGAACACAGTGTTTACTGGTTCAAACACTCTCAAGAATCTCATCCAGGACTCATTTACACCCATGGAGGCAGGAATGATCAGTGTGAGaggaaagacaacacacacacacacacctgtgtctacAACTTGCCAATGAAGAGCCTGAATCCTTCTCATGCTGGGACCTACTACTGTGCTGTTGCCTTGTGTGGACACATACTGTTTGGAAATGGGACCAAGCTGGACTTTAATG ataaaGACTCTCCTGTCTCGTTGTACTTCTTGAGCGGCGCTTTGGCATTCACCAGCATCCTGGTTGTTTTACTGGCTTATACAACATACAAAATGTACAAGAGAAACAGCATGG ACCCTCAAGCAAGATCCTCGTCTGCCTCGGTTCCAAGTGCAGAG GGTTACCAAGACGTAGACAACCTCCATTATGCTGCCGTAAGGACGAACAAGGCCAACAGATCAGCGAGACAGAAAGACGACAGCTGTGTGTACTCCAGTGTGAGGCCGTAG
- the LOC141003785 gene encoding uncharacterized protein, translated as MMPICLFLVLLSEICQVQTVEKTPAITQSSGVITAKVGGNVTLECFCRNDAVTFLSWYQQRLGGKPLIISTRMKHNKKATISPAYIERFQVQSGESINHLTILNLRPVDSATYYCGILEFNAIEFGQGAFLNVKTSLSNIHAVVRQPLLELLRPGESVNLSCTVYAEKCAGEQSVYWFRHGAAQPAVMYRNVEQCMTDSHIENCTLNLVIKSVNASDAGMYYCALASCGEIVFGNGTRVEVAGDSAKVRPILAYCLSGALAVSIILLLVLAFTLYKLKTQICSVCKGSISHLTCSAASEPMSQDADLLHYAALSLNRTSERHRQEESVDSVCVYSRVRSRKE; from the exons ATGATGCCAATTTGCCTTTTTCTTGTTCTTCTCAGTGAAATCT GTCAGGTGCAAACTGTTGAGAAGACCCCCGCTATAACTCAAAGCAGTGGGGTCATAACAGCCAAAGTTGGGGGGAACGTGACTTTGGAATGCTTTTGTCGAAATGATGCTGTAACCTTCCTCTCTTGGTACCAGCAACGGCTGGGAGGCAAGCCTCTAATCATATCAACTCGGATGAAGCACAAcaaaaaagctaccatttcccCAGCGTACATAGAAAGGTTTCAGGTGCAAAGCGGAGAAAGCATCAACCATCTCACAATCTTGAACCTCCGGCCGGTGGATTCAGCGACGTATTACTGCGGCATTTTAGAATTCAACGCTATTGAGTTTGGGCAAGGAGCTTTCCTAAACGTCAAAACATCACTGTCCAATATTCACGCTGTCGTCCGGCAACCATTGCTGGAGTTACTTCGCCCGGGCGAGTCTGTGAATCTGAGCTGTACGGTGTACGCTGAAAAATGTGCAGGGGAGCAGAGCGTCTACTGGTTCCGACATGGTGCGGCTCAGCCTGCAGTCATGTATCGCAATGTGGAACAGTGTATGACAGATTCCCACATAGAAAATTGCACGTTAAACCTCGTTATAAAGTCTGTGAACGCCTCCGATGCCGGGATGTACTACTGTGCTCTGGCCTCCTGCGGGGAGATTGTGTTTGGAAATGGAACGAGAGTGGAGGTTGCAG GAGATTCTGCCAAAGTTCGCCCAATCCTGGCTTACTGCCTGAGTGGGGCGTTGGCCGTTTCCATTATCCTGCTCCTTGTCCTGGCTTTCACGCTGTACAAGTTGAAAACACAGATATGTTCTGTCTGCAAAG GAAGTATTTCTCATCTGACATGTTCTGCAGCTTCTGAACCCATG AGCCAAGACGCTGATCTCCTCCATTACGCTGCTCTGAGTCTGAACAGAACCAGCGAACGACATCGCCAAGAGGAGTCTGTGgacagtgtttgtgtatattCAAGAGTAAGGAGTAGAAAAGAGTGA